In a genomic window of Weissella tructae:
- the hisS gene encoding histidine--tRNA ligase, which produces MAKSNFQKPKGTADLLPGESYKWHFVEETARLLFSDYQYQEIRTPLFENFDVFARSAGDTSDVVTKEMYDFYDKGERHIALRPEGTAGVVRSFVENKLFGPEFQKPYKAFYIGPMFRYERPQAGRMRQFHQIGVEALGSESPALDAETIAMAVDLFQTLGLTDLKVTINSLGDPESREAYRNALIDYLRPLADELSADSKQRLEQNPLRVLDSKDAHDQELVADAPSILDYLTPEAQLHWDKVQTYLDALGLDYEIDANTVRGLDYYNHTIFEIMTQNAVLGRGWTTIAGGGRYNGLVQEFGGPEMPGVGFGIGLERLMLLLNEMDANLGMAPKVDIFVANQGEGTDVAAMQMLQAVRSFGYSAERDYQDRKLKGQFKAADRMQARYMIIIGERELADQVANLKDLETGVERTEKLTDLYTALPDLLEATVIDGE; this is translated from the coding sequence ATGGCAAAATCAAATTTCCAAAAGCCAAAAGGAACGGCAGACTTACTACCAGGAGAATCATATAAGTGGCATTTCGTTGAAGAAACAGCCCGTTTGTTGTTTTCTGATTACCAATACCAAGAAATTCGCACACCATTGTTTGAAAACTTCGATGTTTTTGCGCGTTCAGCGGGAGATACATCTGATGTGGTAACAAAGGAAATGTATGACTTCTACGATAAGGGAGAACGTCATATTGCATTGCGTCCAGAAGGAACAGCTGGAGTTGTGCGTTCATTTGTTGAAAACAAGTTATTCGGACCAGAATTCCAAAAGCCATACAAGGCATTCTACATTGGACCAATGTTCCGTTATGAACGCCCACAAGCAGGCCGTATGCGTCAATTCCACCAAATTGGGGTTGAAGCATTAGGATCAGAATCACCAGCATTAGATGCTGAAACAATCGCTATGGCCGTTGATTTGTTCCAAACACTTGGACTAACAGATCTAAAGGTAACGATTAACTCATTGGGTGATCCAGAATCACGTGAAGCCTACCGTAATGCATTGATTGATTACCTACGTCCATTGGCTGATGAATTATCAGCTGACTCAAAGCAACGTTTGGAACAAAATCCATTACGTGTCCTTGATTCTAAGGACGCACATGATCAAGAATTGGTTGCGGATGCGCCATCAATTTTGGATTACTTAACACCTGAAGCCCAATTGCATTGGGATAAGGTTCAAACATACTTGGATGCTTTGGGGCTAGATTACGAAATTGACGCGAACACTGTTCGTGGTTTGGATTACTACAACCACACAATTTTTGAAATTATGACACAAAACGCTGTTCTTGGCCGTGGTTGGACAACCATTGCGGGTGGTGGGCGTTACAATGGCCTAGTACAAGAATTTGGTGGACCTGAAATGCCAGGTGTTGGATTCGGAATCGGGCTAGAACGTTTGATGTTGTTGCTAAATGAAATGGATGCAAACTTGGGGATGGCACCAAAGGTAGATATCTTTGTGGCTAACCAAGGTGAAGGCACGGATGTTGCTGCTATGCAAATGCTACAAGCCGTTCGTTCATTTGGTTACAGTGCAGAACGTGATTACCAAGATCGTAAGCTAAAGGGACAATTTAAGGCTGCTGACCGTATGCAAGCGCGTTACATGATTATCATTGGGGAACGTGAATTGGCGGATCAAGTCGCTAACTTGAAGGACTTGGAAACAGGTGTTGAACGTACTGAAAAGTTAACAGACTTGTACACAGCATTGCCTGATTTGTTAGAAGCAACTGTAATTGATGGAGAATAA
- the aspS gene encoding aspartate--tRNA ligase — MKRTNYAGLIDETYLGQRVTLDGWVQKRRDFGGVLFVDLRDREGLVQLSFSDEINADAMAIASDIRTEYVIEVQGTVTERIEGAQNPNLRSGKIEVRVDHIEVLSEAKTTPFEIEDKIETADELRLKYRYLDLRRPEMQRNLRIRSKITAATHDFLDNAGFIDIETPILAKSTPEGARDYLVPSRIYPGSFYALPQSPQLFKQLLMGAGFDRYYQVARAFRDEDLRGDRQPEFTQLDLETSFMSQDEIMALVSEWVAHIMKKTVNYDLAIDQIPTLEWSEAMERFGTDKPDMRFGMELQNLTDLMADSDFGVFSNAVKNGGQVKAIVVPGGAENYSRKDIDKMGQFIERFGAKGLAWLKVSEAGIEGPIAKFLTEKADALLAQTDAQVGDLLLFAADQPGVVAASLDALRRSAAEKLNLIDESKWAFAWIINWPLFEYQAEEDRWIAAHHPFTMPNEEDLLLMDTVEGAHKAHAQSYDLVLNGYELGSGSIRIHRMDIQQKMLQAIGFTPESAKEAFGFLLEGMEYGFPPMGGIALGLDRLAMLLAGRDNIRDVIAFPKNSKATEPMTDAPTPASRQQIVEDLGLVSPVYAETDVPNMAEE, encoded by the coding sequence ATGAAGCGAACTAATTATGCTGGACTAATTGATGAAACTTACTTAGGACAACGTGTGACACTTGATGGTTGGGTACAAAAGCGCCGTGACTTTGGTGGTGTGTTGTTTGTCGATTTGCGTGACCGTGAAGGGCTTGTGCAATTATCATTTTCAGACGAAATTAATGCAGATGCGATGGCTATTGCATCAGACATTCGTACAGAATATGTGATTGAAGTACAAGGAACAGTTACAGAACGTATTGAAGGGGCACAAAACCCTAACTTGCGTTCTGGAAAGATTGAAGTTCGTGTCGACCATATCGAAGTATTGTCAGAAGCAAAGACAACACCATTTGAAATTGAAGACAAGATTGAAACAGCTGACGAACTACGTTTGAAGTACCGCTACTTGGATTTGCGTCGTCCTGAAATGCAACGTAACCTACGTATTCGTTCAAAGATTACAGCGGCAACACATGACTTCTTGGATAATGCTGGTTTTATCGATATTGAAACACCTATCTTGGCTAAGTCTACACCTGAAGGTGCGCGTGACTACCTAGTACCATCACGTATCTACCCAGGATCATTCTATGCATTACCACAATCACCACAATTGTTTAAGCAATTGTTGATGGGTGCTGGTTTTGACCGTTACTACCAAGTTGCACGTGCATTCCGTGACGAAGACCTTCGTGGAGATCGTCAACCTGAATTCACGCAATTGGACTTGGAAACATCATTCATGAGCCAAGATGAAATCATGGCATTAGTGAGCGAATGGGTTGCCCACATCATGAAGAAGACGGTTAACTATGACCTTGCAATTGATCAAATTCCTACATTGGAATGGTCAGAAGCCATGGAACGTTTTGGAACAGATAAGCCAGACATGCGTTTTGGCATGGAATTGCAAAACTTGACTGACTTGATGGCTGATTCAGACTTTGGAGTCTTCTCTAACGCTGTTAAGAACGGTGGACAAGTTAAGGCCATTGTTGTTCCTGGTGGCGCTGAGAACTATTCACGTAAAGATATCGACAAGATGGGACAATTCATCGAACGTTTTGGTGCCAAGGGACTAGCATGGTTGAAGGTATCAGAAGCAGGGATTGAAGGGCCAATCGCTAAGTTCTTGACTGAAAAGGCCGATGCTTTGCTAGCACAAACAGATGCCCAAGTTGGTGATTTGCTGTTGTTTGCAGCCGACCAACCAGGTGTTGTTGCGGCTAGTTTGGATGCTTTGCGTCGTTCAGCCGCTGAAAAGTTGAACTTGATTGATGAATCAAAGTGGGCATTTGCTTGGATCATCAACTGGCCACTATTTGAATACCAAGCTGAAGAAGATCGTTGGATTGCAGCGCACCACCCATTCACAATGCCAAATGAAGAAGATTTGCTATTGATGGATACAGTTGAAGGTGCACACAAGGCCCATGCTCAATCATATGACTTGGTTTTGAATGGATATGAATTGGGATCAGGTTCAATCCGTATTCACCGTATGGACATTCAACAAAAGATGTTGCAAGCCATCGGATTCACACCGGAATCAGCCAAGGAAGCATTTGGTTTCTTGCTAGAAGGTATGGAATACGGATTCCCACCAATGGGTGGAATCGCACTTGGTCTAGATCGTTTGGCTATGCTGTTGGCTGGACGTGACAACATTCGTGATGTCATTGCATTCCCTAAGAATTCAAAGGCCACAGAACCAATGACTGATGCGCCAACACCAGCAAGTCGTCAACAAATTGTTGAAGACTTGGGCTTGGTCTCACCTGTTTACGCTGAAACAGATGTACCAAACATGGCCGAAGAATAA
- a CDS encoding YitT family protein, producing the protein MSSIIKFFDQHESASRVFTALLYALTSAIALNFFWIPGNIYSSGFTGLAQIVNTISNRYMGIDIPIGVLIILLNAPLLVLAYIKISRRFALFTTVALVGAAISIRFVTGPTIPWSTDPLVLAIFGGAVNGFGTGFALRNGISTGGLDIIGILVRKKTGMRMGAVNLTFNAFIVLTAGFLFGPQFALYTIISLVVNANVLDGVYTRQQQLQVMIVTDKPAQVIELVQKELRRGITIVHGAEGAYTHAPKEVLFTVISAYERYEFRDALAEADPSAWASTWRIERTIGRFFEPKL; encoded by the coding sequence ATGAGCTCGATTATAAAGTTTTTTGACCAACACGAATCTGCTTCGCGCGTCTTTACAGCATTGTTGTACGCATTGACCTCAGCCATTGCGTTGAATTTTTTCTGGATTCCTGGAAATATTTATTCATCCGGATTTACTGGGTTAGCCCAAATTGTGAATACGATTAGTAATCGCTACATGGGTATCGATATTCCGATTGGTGTTTTGATTATCCTATTAAACGCACCGTTACTAGTTTTGGCGTACATTAAAATTAGTCGTCGATTCGCCTTGTTTACAACGGTTGCCTTGGTTGGAGCCGCAATATCTATTCGATTTGTAACCGGACCAACGATTCCTTGGAGTACAGATCCATTAGTACTTGCTATCTTTGGTGGTGCTGTTAATGGATTCGGAACCGGATTTGCCCTGCGTAACGGGATTTCCACTGGTGGATTAGATATTATTGGAATTCTAGTCCGTAAGAAGACGGGGATGCGTATGGGGGCTGTTAATCTAACCTTCAATGCCTTTATCGTCTTAACAGCTGGATTTTTGTTTGGACCGCAATTTGCGCTTTACACAATTATTAGCTTAGTGGTGAATGCGAATGTGTTAGACGGTGTCTATACACGTCAACAACAATTACAAGTCATGATTGTCACAGACAAGCCTGCACAAGTGATTGAATTAGTACAAAAGGAATTGCGTCGTGGAATTACGATTGTTCACGGGGCAGAAGGGGCTTATACGCATGCGCCTAAGGAAGTGCTGTTTACAGTTATTTCGGCGTATGAACGATATGAATTCCGTGATGCCTTAGCAGAGGCTGATCCTAGTGCATGGGCGTCAACTTGGCGTATTGAACGAACGATTGGTCGTTTCTTCGAACCTAAGTTATAA
- the rpsU gene encoding 30S ribosomal protein S21 yields the protein MTMTVVRKNESLDDALRRFKRGVSKDGTLQEYRKREFYIKPSVQRKLKAEAARKRKNKKGR from the coding sequence ATGACTATGACTGTTGTTCGTAAGAATGAGTCACTAGATGATGCACTCCGTCGCTTCAAGCGTGGAGTCTCAAAGGATGGTACTCTTCAAGAATACCGTAAGCGTGAGTTCTACATTAAGCCATCAGTTCAACGTAAGTTGAAGGCTGAAGCTGCTCGTAAGCGCAAGAACAAGAAGGGACGTTAA
- a CDS encoding GatB/YqeY domain-containing protein, whose translation MSLIETLSADMKTAMKAKDKQTLGVVRMLKSALSNEQIKLGADLTEEQEVAVLSREMKQRVEELEGNQAAGRDDLAEEVQGQMDVLKRYLPEQLSDEEVEAIVVETIAQVGATSKADLGKVMGALMPKVKGKADGKLVNRLVMEKLA comes from the coding sequence ATGTCATTAATTGAAACACTATCAGCTGATATGAAGACAGCCATGAAGGCTAAGGACAAGCAAACACTTGGTGTTGTGCGTATGTTGAAGTCTGCATTGTCAAACGAACAAATCAAGTTGGGTGCTGACCTAACTGAAGAACAAGAAGTTGCGGTTTTGTCACGTGAAATGAAGCAACGTGTTGAAGAACTTGAAGGAAATCAAGCAGCTGGCCGTGATGACCTAGCCGAAGAAGTTCAAGGTCAAATGGACGTTTTGAAGCGTTACTTGCCAGAACAATTGTCAGATGAAGAAGTTGAAGCAATTGTTGTGGAAACAATCGCGCAAGTTGGTGCAACAAGCAAGGCCGACCTTGGTAAGGTGATGGGTGCTTTGATGCCTAAGGTTAAGGGGAAGGCTGACGGTAAGTTGGTTAACCGCTTGGTTATGGAAAAGCTTGCCTAG
- the ybeY gene encoding rRNA maturation RNase YbeY, with amino-acid sequence MDVAMIDQSTPGLTTEQTALVTDILDFAGKYLELPADTEMSVTFMHNDEIQRYNREYRDKDRATDVISFAIEDDDEDMPLMFDEDMQADLAKNLGDILVSVDKVAEQAKEYEHSYDRELGFLVVHGFLHLNGYDHTLSEADEKEMFGLQTEILDQYGLER; translated from the coding sequence ATGGATGTTGCTATGATAGACCAGTCAACCCCTGGGTTGACGACTGAACAAACAGCCTTAGTCACTGATATCTTGGATTTTGCCGGTAAGTATCTAGAATTACCCGCAGACACTGAAATGTCAGTTACATTTATGCATAATGATGAAATTCAACGTTATAATCGTGAATATCGTGATAAGGATCGCGCAACTGACGTGATTTCTTTTGCAATCGAAGATGACGATGAAGATATGCCTTTGATGTTTGATGAAGACATGCAAGCTGATTTGGCAAAAAACCTTGGTGATATTTTAGTTTCAGTTGATAAAGTTGCTGAACAAGCTAAGGAATACGAACATTCATATGATCGTGAACTAGGATTTTTGGTTGTTCATGGTTTCTTGCACTTAAATGGATATGACCACACATTAAGTGAAGCGGATGAAAAGGAAATGTTTGGTCTCCAAACAGAAATTCTGGATCAATATGGATTGGAACGCTAA
- a CDS encoding diacylglycerol kinase family protein: MDWNAKDQQTEKNTCFLQSFGHAVDGIKVVLERERNMRFHLLATLVVIAGGLWLGIGRSDWIWITISVFIVVVAEFTNTMVEAIVDLIVGETYAPLAKVAKDVAAGGVLVAAGTAMIIGSLIFLPYIFPLLGWK, translated from the coding sequence ATGGATTGGAACGCTAAAGACCAACAAACAGAAAAAAACACGTGCTTTCTACAATCCTTTGGTCATGCTGTAGATGGGATTAAAGTTGTTTTAGAGCGCGAACGTAATATGCGTTTTCACTTATTAGCAACTTTGGTCGTGATTGCAGGTGGTTTGTGGTTAGGAATTGGTCGTTCAGATTGGATCTGGATTACAATTTCAGTGTTTATTGTCGTGGTCGCCGAATTTACCAACACAATGGTTGAGGCGATTGTCGACTTGATTGTCGGAGAAACGTATGCACCATTAGCAAAGGTCGCCAAAGATGTGGCTGCTGGTGGTGTATTGGTTGCTGCAGGTACGGCAATGATTATCGGTAGTTTGATTTTTCTACCATACATTTTCCCCCTTTTGGGTTGGAAATAG
- the era gene encoding GTPase Era — protein MSEQAFKSGFVAIVGRPNVGKSTLMNEMIGEKIAIMSPKAQTTRNKIQGIYTNDDGQIVFIDTPGIHKPQNGLGDFMVKTAMSSLGEADMIWFVVNADQKRGAGDDFIINRLKTVDTPVYLIINKVDLVHPQELLAIIDDYRQQMEFAEIFPISALDGDGVPELLNVTMGHMEEGPQYYPEDQITDHPERFIMAELIREKVLQLTRQEVPHSVAVVIETIEREGDAKLHIQAAIVVERPTQKNIVIGKGGAMIKEIGTRARKDIERLMGEKIFLELWVKVEDRWRDKPQSLNAFGYNEDSEV, from the coding sequence ATGAGCGAACAAGCATTTAAGTCAGGTTTTGTGGCCATCGTTGGGCGTCCTAACGTTGGAAAGTCAACATTGATGAATGAAATGATTGGTGAAAAGATTGCCATCATGTCACCCAAAGCCCAAACAACACGTAACAAGATTCAAGGAATCTACACAAATGATGACGGGCAAATTGTCTTTATTGACACTCCTGGAATCCATAAGCCTCAAAACGGATTGGGTGACTTCATGGTGAAGACAGCAATGTCATCACTTGGTGAAGCTGACATGATCTGGTTTGTTGTGAATGCTGATCAAAAGCGCGGTGCTGGAGATGACTTTATTATTAATCGTTTGAAGACAGTGGATACACCTGTTTACTTGATTATTAACAAGGTTGACTTGGTTCACCCACAAGAATTATTGGCAATTATTGACGATTACCGTCAACAAATGGAATTTGCGGAAATTTTCCCAATTTCAGCGTTGGATGGTGATGGTGTGCCAGAACTATTGAACGTGACAATGGGTCACATGGAAGAAGGACCACAATACTACCCTGAAGATCAAATTACTGATCACCCAGAACGTTTTATTATGGCCGAATTAATCCGTGAAAAGGTCCTACAATTGACACGTCAAGAAGTGCCTCATTCAGTTGCGGTTGTTATCGAAACAATCGAACGTGAAGGAGATGCTAAGCTACACATTCAAGCAGCGATTGTTGTTGAACGTCCAACCCAAAAGAACATTGTTATTGGTAAGGGTGGCGCAATGATTAAGGAAATCGGAACGCGTGCGCGTAAGGATATCGAACGCTTGATGGGTGAAAAGATTTTCCTTGAATTGTGGGTAAAGGTTGAAGATCGCTGGCGTGATAAGCCACAATCTTTGAATGCCTTTGGTTACAACGAAGATTCAGAAGTTTAA